AGGGCACCGACCACCTCGTGCGGGCCGCGGATGGGAGCGATGGCCGCGGTCTGGATCCCGGTCGTCTCGAACAGCCTGCGCTGCTCGACCGCGATACCGGTGTCGGGGGGCCCGTCATAGGTCTCGGGACCCGCGAGAGCGGATGCCGCACCTCGCAGGGCCGCGGACAAGGGCATGGGGGAGGAGGCGGGGATCGGGGGCATGGGGCCCTGCAGGTCCTCGCGGGTACGCAGTACGGAGTCCTCGGCCTGGACGACCAGCGATCGCGTCACCTCGTCCCCCTCGGCGATGAGGTCGATGACGGCCCAGTCCGCGAGCCGCGGAAGCATCAGTTCCACCACCCGGCGCAGGGCACCGTGCACGTCGACGTTGGAGATCAGCTGAGCGGTGGTGTCCGCCAGCAGGGCCAGACGCTCACCCTCGGACAGAGCCCGGGGTGACGGTGCGGGCCGTGCCGCGTCGGGCTCGGACTCCTCGGCGGGATGGAAGGCCACCAGGGCGACCACGCCTCGGTCGTTGGCTTCGCAGGGCAGGGAGAACCACTGCCCCGGCAGGAGGGTGCCGTCGCCGCGGGGGTACCAGTTGCGGCCCGACCGCAGTGCCTGCCGGTCCGTCTGTCGGTCCGCCTGCCGGTCCGGCTGTTTACGGAGCCCGCCGTTCTCCCGCGGGACCGGACGCCCCAGCGCGTCCCGGTGCAGCAGATCGTGGGAGTCGTACCCGATCACGTCGTCGGCGCCGAGAAGGAGGAGATCGAGAGCGCGCGCGTTGACCCAGACGATCCGACCGGAGTCCCCGACGGCGTAGACGCCCGCACGGGCGTGCTCGAGAGCCGCGCTGACGCCCAGCTGATCGATGACCGTCGTCGGTGCCGTTGAGCGGTCCGTCATCATGGCTCCTCGCATGACAGGGGGCTTTGCCCGCCCGTCCGTTCGGGTCCCGGACAGGGCCTGGGCAGGCAGCGTGATCAGGAGAAACCGCCCCACGGTCGCCCTGGCTGCCGTACCTGCTGACCACGTCAGAGGGAACGAACAGTGCCGGGGCTGTCGGGACGGATTCCCTGAGGAGGCCGCTCTTGTCCGAACCGCCGATCGCCGTCGGCCACGAGAGCCGAAGTCCCCCTTTTCTAGCACGCGTTTACGGACCTGATGCGCCCGGAAACGAGCAAGGTGGGTCCGGGACCGCGTCGTGCCCGCGGTTCGACCGTGCGGGCCGGGTCGGACCGCGCGCTCCCTGGCCCTCTCTTCGTGAGGACGGTCCGGTTCCGTGTCGGTGGGCCGTGGCACGATCACCGGCATGGCATACGTCGACGAGCGGAACGTGACCGGGCT
The window above is part of the Streptomyces sp. NBC_01428 genome. Proteins encoded here:
- a CDS encoding PP2C family protein-serine/threonine phosphatase is translated as MTDRSTAPTTVIDQLGVSAALEHARAGVYAVGDSGRIVWVNARALDLLLLGADDVIGYDSHDLLHRDALGRPVPRENGGLRKQPDRQADRQTDRQALRSGRNWYPRGDGTLLPGQWFSLPCEANDRGVVALVAFHPAEESEPDAARPAPSPRALSEGERLALLADTTAQLISNVDVHGALRRVVELMLPRLADWAVIDLIAEGDEVTRSLVVQAEDSVLRTREDLQGPMPPIPASSPMPLSAALRGAASALAGPETYDGPPDTGIAVEQRRLFETTGIQTAAIAPIRGPHEVVGALTLGRTRRDEAFTTGDLALVEDIARRIGIALENARHYQRQRQIAATMQRYLLPQLPKLSGVEMTTRYLPAPDASHVGGDWYDAFPLPAGDTALVIGDVVGHDLEAAAGMAQLRNMLRAYTWSQDNPPHRTVQHLDQAMRHITDVRMATLILARLACDPAGHWILRWTSAGHPPPLLVDYDGVTRYLHEGNGLLLGTGTDRPRHDAEATLPPGSTLVFYTDGLIETRGELLDTGLQRLRRHAAALAHRPLNSFTDRLLERTRPTDNDDDVALLTIRIPLGTP